In a single window of the Megalobrama amblycephala isolate DHTTF-2021 linkage group LG3, ASM1881202v1, whole genome shotgun sequence genome:
- the LOC125264194 gene encoding carcinoembryonic antigen-related cell adhesion molecule 5-like yields MEIGALLLMLVLMSPTLSGYTQARPKVQVTVMPSDRVFSGETVTLRCDIEEEVDWTYSWYKDGLITRCTERVYEFTSYESDSGKYTCRGEKKQDSHQSEISDSVTLTVSDLPRATITADPDRSVFIGETISLKCAIESHYNDWRFQWSKYSSTFDAGEPEKITSRETLTIEKVSMSDQDKYHCWGDRENRPMKSQQSAAFSIKVEGECFIVCNTHSPFNQWNDIVTMFVKPIGRWEECIRKQIENNQRTHPIINSE; encoded by the exons ATGGAAATTGGTGCACTTTTGCTAATGCTCG TGCTGATGTCACCCACTCTGTCTGGATACACTCAAG CAAGACCAAAAGTTCAAGTGACTGTAATGCCTAGTGACCGTGTCTTCAGCGGAGAGACAGTCACTCTCAGATGTGACATAGAGGAAGAGGTTGACTGGACATACAGTTGGTATAAAGATGGTTTGATCACCCGCTGCACAGAGAGAGTGTATGAATTCACATCTTATGAGTCTGACAGTGGTAAATACACCTGTAGAGGAGAGAAGAAACAAGACTCGCACCAATCAGAGATCAGCGACTCTGTTACACTGACTGTATCAG ATCTACCCAGAGCAACAATTACAGCAGATCCAGACAGGTCTGTGTTCATTGGAGAGACCATCTCTCTGAAGTGTGCAATAGAGTCTCATTACAATGACTGGAGATTTCAGTGGTCTAAATACAGCAGCACATTTGATGCAGGCGAGCCAGAGAAAATCACAAGCAGAGAGACTCTCACTATTGAGAAAGTTTCTATGTCTGATCAGGATAAATATCATTGTTGGGGAGATAGAGAGAACAGACCAATGAAATCCCAGCAGAGTGCAGCTTTTTCAATCAAAGTGGAAGGTGAGTGCTTTATTGTCTGTAACACTCATTCACCATTCAACCAATGGAATGATATTGTGACTATGTTTGTTAAACCAATTGGCAGATGGGAGGAGTGTATAAGAAAACAGATTGAAAACAATCAAAGAACCCATCCAATTATTAATAGTGAATGA